One stretch of Gambusia affinis linkage group LG05, SWU_Gaff_1.0, whole genome shotgun sequence DNA includes these proteins:
- the LOC122831826 gene encoding high affinity immunoglobulin epsilon receptor subunit beta-like isoform X1 has product MFPSPCRILKTLCCCCLKKLGVQTCWAAATGTVQIMVGVLNIGLGPGRTSTRLGDFTSLGAAYWLGAVFILTGIMTVVAGRFPSSCLVGFSVFLNIVGVIFSITGIVLYAIDLNDSSLLWVCDRSGSDPDRYDDSCRNVAAFDQDLLTSLDRALILLAVLLLVVSISFAALGIGFLTGEVKEEEQVDNVCKEDLKEILLISPGA; this is encoded by the exons ATGTTTCCATCACCGTGTCGGATCCTGAAGacgctctgctgctgctgcctgaagAAACTGGGAGTTCAGACCTGCTGGGCTGCAGCTACTGGG acTGTTCAGATCATGGTGGGTGTGCTTAATATCGGCCTGGGACCGGGAAGAACAAGCACCCGACTGGGGGATTTTACCAGCCTGGGAGCTGCTTACTGGTTGGGCGCTGTG TTCATCCTAACAGGAATCATGACGGTTGTAGCTGGTCGGTTCCCTTCTTCCTGCTTG GTTGGCTTCTCTGTGTTCCTGAACATTGTTGGTGTGATCTTCTCCATCACTGGCATCGTGTTGTACGCCATCGACCTGAACGACTCCTCTCTGCTCTGGGTTTGTGACCGCTCCGGTTCTGATCCCGATCGCTACGACGACAGCTGCAGAAACGTGGCCGCCTTCGATCAG GACTTGCTGACGTCTCTGGACAGAGCCTTGATTCTCCTGGCTGTTCTGCTGTTGGTTGTCAGTATTTCTTTTGCTGCTCTTGGCATCGGGTTCCTGACTGGTGAGGTGAAGGAGGAAGAG CAGGTTGACAACGTTTGTAAAGAAGATTTGAAGGAAATCCTTCTCATCAGTCCTGGTGCCTGA
- the LOC122831826 gene encoding high affinity immunoglobulin epsilon receptor subunit beta-like isoform X2 — MFPSPCRILKTLCCCCLKKLGVQTCWAAATGTVQIMVGVLNIGLGPGRTSTRLGDFTSLGAAYWLGAVFILTGIMTVVAGRFPSSCLVGFSVFLNIVGVIFSITGIVLYAIDLNDSSLLWVCDRSGSDPDRYDDSCRNVAAFDQDLLTSLDRALILLAVLLLVVSISFAALGIGFLTGEVKEEEVDNVCKEDLKEILLISPGA, encoded by the exons ATGTTTCCATCACCGTGTCGGATCCTGAAGacgctctgctgctgctgcctgaagAAACTGGGAGTTCAGACCTGCTGGGCTGCAGCTACTGGG acTGTTCAGATCATGGTGGGTGTGCTTAATATCGGCCTGGGACCGGGAAGAACAAGCACCCGACTGGGGGATTTTACCAGCCTGGGAGCTGCTTACTGGTTGGGCGCTGTG TTCATCCTAACAGGAATCATGACGGTTGTAGCTGGTCGGTTCCCTTCTTCCTGCTTG GTTGGCTTCTCTGTGTTCCTGAACATTGTTGGTGTGATCTTCTCCATCACTGGCATCGTGTTGTACGCCATCGACCTGAACGACTCCTCTCTGCTCTGGGTTTGTGACCGCTCCGGTTCTGATCCCGATCGCTACGACGACAGCTGCAGAAACGTGGCCGCCTTCGATCAG GACTTGCTGACGTCTCTGGACAGAGCCTTGATTCTCCTGGCTGTTCTGCTGTTGGTTGTCAGTATTTCTTTTGCTGCTCTTGGCATCGGGTTCCTGACTGGTGAGGTGAAGGAGGAAGAG GTTGACAACGTTTGTAAAGAAGATTTGAAGGAAATCCTTCTCATCAGTCCTGGTGCCTGA
- the LOC122831823 gene encoding uncharacterized protein LOC122831823 isoform X2: MSVSVDANTGVTAVTIATDNRSKLAQRRQIVRALPCGPSWRSGSKGSSVVGALGIVQIMVGVFNVVLGPERAETFPYWLGVPFIAAGVLSLLADRFPFRCLKLLRGVDITMIVMSVLQLCVCISLAVLGNKAFYYRWKYVKDVLIQQPLFEDGHMTSPGA; this comes from the exons ATGTCCGTCTCAGTGGATGCAAACACTGGAGTGACTgctgttaccatagcaacggacaATCGGAGCAAGTTGGCACAAAGGCGTCAGATCGTCAGGGCTCTTCCCTGCGGTCCATCATGGCGGTCAGGGAGCAAAGGGAGCAGCGTGGTCGGCGCTCTCGGG ATTGTGCAGATCATGGTCGGAGTGTTCAACGTTGTACTCGGACCAGAACGTGCAGAAACGTTTCCTTACTGGCTGGGAGTTCCT ttcattGCAGCCGGAGTCCTGTCTCTTCTTGCAGACAGATTTCCTTTCCGCTGCCTG aaactgctgagaGGCGTGGACATCACCATGATCGTCATGTCGGTCCTCCAGCTCTGTGTCTGCATCAGCCTGGCAGTCCTGGGCAACAAGGCTTTCTACTACAGGTGGAAA tatGTAAAAGATGTTTTGATCCAGCAGCCGTTGTTTGAAGATGGTCACATGACCAGTCCTGGAGCCTAA
- the LOC122831823 gene encoding uncharacterized protein LOC122831823 isoform X1 has product MSVSVDANTGVTAVTIATDNRSKLAQRRQIVRALPCGPSWRSGSKGSSVVGALGIVQIMVGVFNVVLGPERAETFPYWLGVPFIAAGVLSLLADRFPFRCLMGFSVFLNVAGSILSIVAIVLYAVHLASFTVIGMCGILDERNSKNCVFLANLAQKLLRGVDITMIVMSVLQLCVCISLAVLGNKAFYYRWKYVKDVLIQQPLFEDGHMTSPGA; this is encoded by the exons ATGTCCGTCTCAGTGGATGCAAACACTGGAGTGACTgctgttaccatagcaacggacaATCGGAGCAAGTTGGCACAAAGGCGTCAGATCGTCAGGGCTCTTCCCTGCGGTCCATCATGGCGGTCAGGGAGCAAAGGGAGCAGCGTGGTCGGCGCTCTCGGG ATTGTGCAGATCATGGTCGGAGTGTTCAACGTTGTACTCGGACCAGAACGTGCAGAAACGTTTCCTTACTGGCTGGGAGTTCCT ttcattGCAGCCGGAGTCCTGTCTCTTCTTGCAGACAGATTTCCTTTCCGCTGCCTG ATGGGTTTTTCCGTCTTTCTCAACGTAGCCGGATCCATCCTCTCCATTGTGGCCATAGTGCTGTATGCGGTACATTTGGCCAGCTTTACTGTCATTGGGATGTGTGGGATCCTGGATGAAAGGAACTCCAAAAACTGCGTGTTCTTGGCTAATTTAGCTCAG aaactgctgagaGGCGTGGACATCACCATGATCGTCATGTCGGTCCTCCAGCTCTGTGTCTGCATCAGCCTGGCAGTCCTGGGCAACAAGGCTTTCTACTACAGGTGGAAA tatGTAAAAGATGTTTTGATCCAGCAGCCGTTGTTTGAAGATGGTCACATGACCAGTCCTGGAGCCTAA
- the LOC122831822 gene encoding transmembrane protein 176B-like, translated as MSVTMSRTDGVTVFTLTSDPDSRWPPLCQILKSLCYSPVCCSASQQLRAVLKTPLSVLAAIHMMIGLLNIGLGAIYHMSYSTPYFFSFRYFPYWMGSLFIVFGIMCILSEKYPSPCLIILNVFVNLVGAVLAITAIVFCSLLEGDVYVWLSCDERRYYDYYSYRRTTPSPYIKEKCLESKAMIEMLLRSILGVLLVLAVVELCVAISSAVLGIKALRRTSSKPNKTSDESEYFKPLLEEVTTEPAV; from the exons ATGTCTGTGACCATGAGCAGGACCGACGGGGTCACCGTGTtcactctgacctctgaccctgacAGTCGCTGGCCTCCGCTGTGCCAGATCCTGAAGAGTCTTTGCTACAGCCCGGTGTGCTGCTCCGCGTCCCAGCAGCTGAGGGCCGTCCTGAAGACGCCTCTGTCTGTCCTCGCG GCCATCCACATGATGATCGGGCTGCTTAACATTGGCCTCGGCGCCATCTACCACATGTCTTACAGTACTCCTTACTTTTTCTCGTTCCGTTATTTTCCCTACTGGATGGGATCTCTG TTCATTGTGTTTGGCATCATGTGCATTTTATCTGAGAAGTATCCAAGTCCATGTCTG ATCATCCTCAATGTGTTTGTCAACCTGGTTGGTGCTGTTCTTGCCATTACTGCCATCGTGTTCTGCAGTTTATTGGAGGGAGACGTATATGTGTGGCTTTCCTGTGATGAGAGGCGTTACTACGACTACTACTCTTACAGACGCACCACGCCAAGTCCTTACATTAAGGAGAAGTGCTTGGAGAGCAAAGCAATGATTGAG ATGCTTCTGAGGAGCATTCTTGGGGTTCTGCTTGTCCTGGCGGTGGTGGAGCTCTGCGTCGCCATCAGCTCCGCCGTGTTGGGGATCAAAGCTCTGAGACGCACCAGCAGCAAACCAAACAAG ACCTCTGATGAGTCGGAGTATTTCAAACCGCTGCTGGAGGAAGTCACCACCGAGCCTGCAGTCTGA
- the LOC122831825 gene encoding uncharacterized protein LOC122831825, with the protein MSVTVSKADGVTVLTMVSDPNGRLPPLCQVLKALSHSLGGCSEPPHMKRLQRASLLVLGTLHIMIGLLSISLGIILHFSESWCELTVVPSCPFWSGSLFAVIGIICILCEKKPCLYLILPNMFLNFVGIFGAVGAIFLYSINISGYYSGCGRVYGPYYHEFPIRVLSEGISGVLIALSALELCVAVSALALTIKVLTCCKRNENLSCSEPEQTTNPGITEGPYEICIIST; encoded by the exons ATGTCTGTGACTGTGAGCAAAGCCGACGGAGTCACTGTCCTCACGATGGTTTCTGACCCAAATGGTCGCTTGCCTCCTCTGTGTCAGGTCCTGAAGGCCCTCAGCCACAGCCTGGGGGGCTGTTCGGAGCCCCCACACATGAAGCGGCTCCAGAGAGCCTCCCTGTTGGTACTTGGG ACTTTGCACATCATGATTGGGCTGCTGAGTATTAGCCTGGGAATCATCCTCCATTTCAG TGAATCCTGGTGTGAGCTAACAGTCGTCCCCAGTTGTCCTTTTTGGTCGGGAAGTCTG TTTGCCGTAATTGGCATCATTTGCATTCTGTGTGAGAAGAAGCCATGTCTGTATCTG ATTCTTCCCAACATGTTTCTGAACTTTGTTGGGATCTTTGGAGCCGTTGGAGCCATTTTCCTCTACAGCATCAATATATCTGGTTACTATAGTGGCTGTGGAAGAGTTTATGGTCCATATTATCATGAATTCCCAATCAGG GTTCTTTCTGAAGGCATCAGCGGCGTGTTGATCGCTCTGTCGGCCCTGGAGCTCTGCGTCGCCGTCAGCGCTCTCGCTTTGACAATAAAAGTCCTGACATGCTGCAAAAGAAACGAAAACCTG agctgcagtgaACCAGAACAGACGACCAACCCAGGAATCACAGAAGGTCCCTATGAAATTTGCATCATTTCTACCTGA